A window of the Carassius carassius chromosome 36, fCarCar2.1, whole genome shotgun sequence genome harbors these coding sequences:
- the LOC132117352 gene encoding polyunsaturated fatty acid lipoxygenase ALOX15B-like — MDGFHVTIRTSASPLSGTYSRVWISLIGTLCESPPVRVEHVLLPDSAYTVVINPKEEVGIVVLLRLRLEAQPGFPDLDWHCHDVQVRRSPEDPEVEVFPCYKWIRTADGYIELRNEKACLKKKETLDILINHREKDLQQKQQFLRWGTFVEGGPHCVDMTSVTALGPNLSYVRQRPVNNVHYLKSLTERRTSWSSLQELETFFLFNGRENTIAKYVQAHWKDDAFFGYQFLNGCNPLLIRQIHNLPPNLSVTSEMVRPFLPEDSSLGQEMERGHVFLLDYEVLDQLPANTVNDKQTFLAAPLCLLHYTRQGELKPIAIQLQQAPGPQNPVFLPSDSAPDWLLAKMWVRNSDFQVHQLLTHFLRTHLFGEVCCTATFRQLPEIHPLHQLLMPHLRSTLQINIQARFTLLTTKGVFDKSIACGLEAISMLIARETQRLRYSSMCVPEDIKARGLDALPICYYAQDALRVWEALHRFVAGWTRLYYCNDEDIQNDCELQNWIWEIFTEGFLGLSHIGAPQSFQTAAEMCKFVTMVIFSCSALHAAVNFSQLDYNIWIPNSPSAMSRPPSQTKGSVSEEDILSFLPEVNSSCNVLSILSLLSQPAIDFVPLCHYNEWYFSSGAIAKLVEEVQRELKMIAKDIADRNSQLELPYPYLSPDRIENSVTI; from the exons ATGGATGGCTTTCATGTGACCATTCGAACCTCGGCATCTCCGCTGTCAGGAACGTATAGCAGGGTTTGGATCTCTTTGATTGGTACTCTGTGTGAGAGTCCTCCGGTCAGAGTGGAACACGTTCTCTTGCCAGACTCA GCCTACACAGTTGTTATCAATCCTAAAGAGGAAGTTGGCATAGTGGTTCTGTTAAGACTCCGTCTTGAGGCTCAGCCTGGCTTTCCGGACCTGGATTGGCACTGTCATGATGTGCAGGTAAGACGGAGTCCTGAGGATCCCGAGGTGGAGGTTTTCCCTTGTTATAAATGGATCCGGACAGCAGATGGTTACATCGAGCTTCGGAACGAGAAAG CATGTCTGAAAAAGAAGGAAACATTAGATATCCTAATCAATCACAGGGAGAAGGATCTCCAACAAAAACAACAGTTTCTgag gtgGGGCACATTTGTTGAAGGTGGTCCTCACTGTGTAGATATGACCAGTGTTACAGCTCTAGGACCAAACTTGAGTTACGTCCGTCAACG CCCAGTTAACAATGTGCACTACTTAAAGAGTTTAACTGAAAGAAGAACATCTTGGAGCAGCCTACAGGAACTTGAGACATTCTTCCTTTTCAATGGAAGGGAGAACACAATTGCCA AATATGTTCAGGCTCATTGGAAAGACGATGCATTCTTCGGATATCAGTTCCTCAATGGTTGCAATCCTCTGTTGATCAGACAGATCCATAACCTGCCACCTAACCTGTCTGTTACTTCAGAGATGGTCAGACCTTTTTTACCAGAGGACTCATCACTGGGACAGGAGATGGAG AGAGGACATGTGTTTCTTTTGGATTATGAAGTACTGGATCAGCTGCCTGCTAATACTGTCAATGACAAACAGACCTTCTTGGCTGCTCCTTTATGCCTGCTGCATTACACCCGACAAGGAGAACTAAAGCCCATTGCCATACAA CTTCAACAGGCTCCTGGTCCACAGAATCCTGTTTTCTTGCCCTCTGATTCTGCACCGGATTGGTTGTTAGCGAAGATGTGGGTTCGTAATTCAGATTTCCAGGTCCATCAGCTACTTACCCATTTCTTGCGCACTCATCTTTTTGGTGAGGTGTGCTGTACTGCAACGTTCAGACAGCTTCCCGAGATTCATCCTCTTCACCAG CTTCTGATGCCTCATTTACGGAGCACTCTTCAGATTAACATTCAGGCTAGATTCACTCTTCTGACCACTAAAGGGGTTTTTGACAAG TCAATTGCCTGTGGTCTGGAGGCAATATCAATGCTGATTGCACGAGAAACTCAACGTCTCCGCTACAGCTCAATGTGTGTGCCAGAAGACATAAAAGCACGAGGACTGGATGCCCTACCTATCTGCTATTATGCACAAGATGCACTCAGGGTCTGGGAAGCTCTACATAG GTTTGTTGCAGGTTGGACTCGTTTGTATTACTGCAATGATGAGGACATCCAGAATGACTGTGAACTACAGAACTGGATTTGGGAGATTTTCACAGAGGGATTCCTCGGCCTCAGTCACATAG GAGCTCCACAGTCATTTCAGACTGCGGCTGAGATGTGCAAGTTTGTTACCATGGTGATCTTTTCCTGCTCAGCACTTCATGCAGCTGTGAACTTCTCTCAG CTGGATTATAACATTTGGATACCAAACAGTCCATCGGCCATGTCACGTCCACCTTCTCAGACCAAAGGCTCAGTGTCTGAGGAGGATATTTTGTCCTTCCTGCCTGAAGTGAACTCCTCTTGCAATGTCCTTAGTATCCTGTCTCTACTGTCACAACCTGCCATTGACTTT GTGCCCTTGTGCCATTATAATGAGTGGTACTTCAGCAGTGGTGCAATTGCCAAGCTTGTGGAGGAGGTCCAGAGAGAGCTGAAAATGATAGCAAAAGACATCGCAGACAGGAACAGCCAGCTTGAGTTGCCCTATCCTTACCTGTCTCCAGACCGTATTGAGAACAGTGTGACTATTTGA